One Brevibacterium spongiae DNA segment encodes these proteins:
- the pdxH gene encoding pyridoxamine 5'-phosphate oxidase, giving the protein MTEPVDRLPQTRKSYDSAVFEHPDAAPLALFRQWYDEAADHVREPNAMTVSTLDEWGPSSRIVLLKGLDERGFLFFTDYDSAKGQQLNDDPRIAVNFPWHDMERQVRIRGLAEVADPADSDAYFAVRPRGSQIGANVSKQSQPVTDREQMQAEYDAAVTEFDGREVPRPDHWGGFRVRVFEIEFWQGQQNRFHDRWVFRRADGSHEAADLDDASAWEVVRLYP; this is encoded by the coding sequence ATGACTGAACCCGTCGATCGCCTGCCGCAGACCCGGAAGTCCTATGACTCCGCCGTCTTCGAACACCCGGACGCCGCGCCGCTGGCACTGTTCCGACAGTGGTACGACGAAGCGGCCGACCACGTCCGCGAACCCAATGCGATGACCGTATCCACCCTCGACGAATGGGGCCCGAGCTCGCGCATCGTCCTGCTCAAGGGTCTCGACGAACGCGGGTTCCTCTTCTTCACCGACTATGACTCCGCGAAGGGTCAGCAGCTGAACGACGACCCCCGCATCGCCGTGAACTTCCCCTGGCATGACATGGAACGACAGGTCCGCATCCGCGGCCTCGCCGAGGTGGCCGACCCGGCGGACTCGGACGCGTACTTCGCCGTGCGCCCCCGTGGTTCGCAGATCGGGGCCAACGTGTCCAAGCAGTCCCAGCCGGTGACCGACCGTGAGCAGATGCAGGCCGAATACGATGCCGCAGTGACCGAGTTCGACGGCCGCGAGGTGCCGCGCCCTGACCATTGGGGAGGCTTCCGAGTGCGCGTCTTCGAAATCGAGTTCTGGCAGGGACAGCAGAACCGGTTCCACGACCGGTGGGTCTTCCGCCGGGCCGACGGCAGCCACGAGGCGGCCGACCTCGACGATGCTTCTGCGTGGGAGGTCGTGCGCCTCTACCCCTGA
- a CDS encoding DUF3027 domain-containing protein, whose amino-acid sequence MSSLFSDWLARQTAAPAENDAEQTTAAAAPGESAPAAAAGEATAAGSAVSVDSGTAASAKASKTGRSRSGAEKIVLDTQLAAAIDIARSAITEVAGTAVVGEHLGTVAEGTRLVTHYFVCTDPSYRGWRWVAVLARAPRAKKVTVCETALLPGPDALTAPEWVPWEERLEPGDLTPRDTLPKLDQDPNLQPGFEQTEDNSADNIDQIANFEFGLGRERVLSSDGLSAAASRWADSEAGPEGEFASRASANCGSCGYLMPIAGSLRKSFGVCANAWSPFDGRVVGLESGCGAHSETDVRRPGHEPAEAVVDDFSDALEFQEG is encoded by the coding sequence ATGTCATCACTGTTCAGTGATTGGCTGGCCCGGCAGACCGCCGCGCCCGCTGAGAACGACGCCGAACAGACCACCGCCGCCGCGGCCCCGGGCGAGTCTGCCCCCGCCGCCGCGGCGGGGGAAGCGACCGCTGCTGGAAGCGCGGTCAGCGTGGATTCCGGCACGGCCGCCTCGGCGAAGGCATCGAAGACCGGCCGTTCGCGGTCGGGCGCGGAGAAGATCGTCCTCGACACCCAGCTGGCCGCGGCGATCGACATCGCCCGCTCCGCCATCACCGAGGTGGCCGGCACCGCCGTTGTCGGCGAGCACCTGGGAACCGTGGCCGAAGGCACCCGCCTGGTCACGCACTACTTCGTGTGTACGGACCCGTCCTACCGCGGATGGCGCTGGGTGGCGGTGCTCGCCCGCGCCCCGCGCGCGAAGAAGGTCACCGTCTGCGAAACCGCGCTGCTGCCCGGACCCGACGCTCTCACCGCTCCCGAATGGGTGCCGTGGGAAGAGCGCCTCGAGCCGGGAGATCTGACGCCGCGGGACACGCTGCCCAAGCTTGACCAAGACCCGAACCTGCAGCCGGGCTTCGAACAGACCGAGGACAACTCGGCCGACAACATCGACCAGATCGCGAACTTCGAATTCGGTCTCGGACGGGAGCGGGTCCTCTCCTCCGACGGACTCTCCGCAGCGGCCAGCCGCTGGGCCGATTCGGAGGCCGGACCCGAAGGCGAATTCGCCTCCCGAGCCTCGGCGAACTGCGGCAGCTGCGGCTACCTCATGCCGATCGCCGGTTCGCTGCGCAAGTCCTTCGGCGTCTGCGCCAACGCGTGGTCGCCCTTCGACGGTCGTGTGGTCGGGCTCGAATCCGGCTGCGGTGCCCACTCGGAGACCGATGTGAGACGCCCCGGTCACGAACCGGCCGAAGCCGTCGTCGACGACTTCTCCGACGCTCTCGAGTTCCAGGAGGGCTGA
- a CDS encoding DUF456 domain-containing protein, with protein sequence MNVDIITSVLVGLAILVGCLGIIVPVLPGSILIGIAVLVWAIIIGGPTAWIIFGIVAVFVVGGMSASLVLTGRKLKTLQVPNTSVLLAGVLAIVGFFVIPVLGLPIGFVGGLLLAEYARLKDLKTAWTSSWESIKAIGLGAGIEFGLALLAAITYGIGLLIHFVG encoded by the coding sequence GTGAACGTTGACATCATCACCTCGGTGCTCGTGGGCTTGGCGATTCTCGTCGGCTGCCTCGGCATCATCGTGCCCGTGCTGCCCGGTTCGATTCTCATCGGCATCGCTGTCCTCGTCTGGGCGATCATCATCGGCGGGCCCACCGCCTGGATCATCTTCGGCATCGTCGCCGTCTTCGTCGTGGGCGGGATGAGTGCATCGCTCGTGCTCACGGGGCGGAAGCTCAAGACCCTGCAGGTGCCGAACACGTCGGTGCTGCTGGCCGGGGTGCTCGCCATCGTCGGGTTCTTCGTCATTCCCGTGCTCGGGCTGCCCATCGGCTTCGTCGGTGGACTTCTCCTCGCCGAATACGCCCGGCTCAAGGACCTGAAGACCGCGTGGACGTCGAGCTGGGAGTCGATCAAGGCGATCGGGCTGGGCGCAGGAATCGAATTCGGCCTCGCACTGCTGGCCGCGATCACCTACGGCATCGGCCTGCTCATCCACTTCGTCGGCTGA
- the serC gene encoding phosphoserine transaminase, giving the protein MTATNITIPENLLPADGRFGSGPARIRPAQIEALNSAATSVLGTSHRQAPVKNLVGRIRSGLADLFSLPEGYEVVLGNGGSTVFWDVAAFGLVRNRAAHATFGEFGQKFAKATDTAPHLASSLILNAEPGTSAIPTPEALAAAGLVSSPAESATGESAADVFAWPHNETSTGVATSVARPAGIAEDALVVIDATSGAGGLDVDIAETDVYYFAPQKNMGSDGGLWVALMSPRAIARAQEIKDSGRWIPTSLDLVTAIENSAKDQTYNTPAVATLLLLAEQIEWINGNGGLPWATERTAESSGLVYDWANSAEAAHPYVTDPADRSSVVATVDFDESIDAAAVAKVLRANGVVDVEPYRKLGRNQLRIATFVSVDPADVRALLACIDYVIDALK; this is encoded by the coding sequence GTGACTGCGACGAATATAACGATCCCAGAGAACCTCCTGCCCGCCGACGGACGCTTCGGATCGGGCCCGGCCCGCATCCGTCCCGCCCAGATCGAGGCCCTGAACTCGGCCGCGACCTCGGTGCTCGGCACGAGCCACCGCCAGGCGCCGGTGAAGAACCTCGTCGGCCGGATCCGCTCCGGGCTGGCCGACCTGTTCAGCCTGCCCGAGGGCTACGAAGTGGTGCTCGGCAACGGCGGATCGACCGTGTTCTGGGACGTCGCCGCGTTCGGCCTCGTCCGCAACCGTGCCGCTCATGCGACCTTCGGCGAGTTCGGGCAGAAGTTCGCGAAGGCCACCGACACCGCCCCGCATCTTGCATCGTCGCTCATCCTCAATGCCGAACCCGGCACCTCGGCGATCCCGACGCCCGAGGCCCTGGCTGCCGCCGGCCTCGTCTCCTCCCCCGCCGAGTCGGCCACCGGCGAATCCGCCGCCGACGTCTTCGCGTGGCCCCACAATGAGACCTCGACCGGTGTGGCCACATCGGTGGCCCGTCCGGCCGGCATCGCCGAGGATGCCCTCGTCGTCATCGACGCGACCTCCGGGGCCGGCGGCCTCGACGTCGACATCGCCGAGACCGACGTCTACTACTTCGCACCCCAGAAGAACATGGGCTCCGACGGCGGCCTGTGGGTGGCTCTCATGTCGCCGCGCGCGATTGCTCGGGCGCAGGAGATCAAGGACTCCGGACGGTGGATCCCGACCTCGCTCGACCTCGTCACCGCGATCGAGAACTCGGCCAAGGACCAGACCTACAACACCCCGGCCGTGGCGACCCTGCTGCTGCTCGCCGAACAGATCGAATGGATCAATGGAAACGGCGGCCTGCCCTGGGCGACCGAGCGGACCGCTGAGTCCTCCGGCCTCGTCTACGACTGGGCGAATTCCGCCGAGGCGGCCCACCCCTACGTCACCGACCCGGCCGATCGCTCGTCGGTCGTTGCGACCGTCGATTTCGATGAGTCCATCGACGCGGCGGCAGTCGCGAAGGTGCTGCGGGCCAACGGCGTCGTCGATGTCGAGCCGTACCGCAAGCTCGGCCGCAACCAGCTGCGCATCGCGACGTTCGTCTCCGTCGACCCGGCCGATGTCCGCGCGCTGCTGGCGTGCATCGACTACGTCATCGACGCCCTGAAGTAA
- a CDS encoding MFS transporter: MSQTFRSLAEPNYRHWFAGALISNTGTWMQRTAQDWIVLTMLTDNNASALGLTMALQLGPQLIMFPFAGNLVDKFDKRRLLMVTQALLGTIGLILFALVITDVIVLWHVYVLAFTLGMLTTLDNPARQAFVSELVGEKLLPNAVSLNSASFNGARMIGPAVAGVLTALIGAGPVFLISGLGFAATLTVLLRLDKSRLHPSGRRGKGGVLGGLKYLRRRPDITIVLVVLFIVATFGFNFNIYTATMAKIEFGKDASGFGLLNSVMAIGSVTGALASARREKPRLRFIFGAAGGFGVAVGVASLMPNYYLFAASLVFVGFASLTMMTSANAYVQTTTAANYRGRVMAIYAAVVMGGTPIGAPLAGWVADVFGPRMALTVGAASGIIAFAVGLLWMIMAKDLRVHRDPKSRIRLHVSYHGRP, from the coding sequence ATGTCCCAGACGTTCCGGTCGCTGGCGGAGCCGAACTACCGGCACTGGTTCGCCGGTGCCCTGATCTCCAACACCGGAACGTGGATGCAGCGCACGGCGCAGGACTGGATCGTCCTGACCATGCTCACGGACAACAATGCATCCGCACTGGGACTGACGATGGCTCTGCAATTGGGGCCGCAGCTGATCATGTTCCCGTTCGCGGGCAACCTCGTCGACAAGTTCGACAAACGGCGTCTGCTCATGGTCACCCAGGCGCTGCTGGGCACCATCGGACTCATCCTCTTCGCCCTCGTCATCACCGACGTCATCGTGCTGTGGCATGTGTACGTGCTCGCGTTCACCCTGGGCATGCTCACGACCCTGGACAACCCGGCCCGGCAGGCCTTCGTCTCCGAACTCGTCGGGGAGAAGCTGCTGCCGAACGCGGTGAGCCTGAACTCGGCGTCGTTCAACGGTGCCCGCATGATCGGCCCGGCCGTCGCCGGAGTGCTCACCGCGCTCATCGGCGCGGGGCCCGTGTTCCTCATCAGCGGCCTCGGTTTCGCGGCAACACTCACGGTGCTCCTCCGCCTCGACAAGTCCCGGCTGCACCCCTCCGGTCGGCGGGGCAAGGGCGGAGTGCTCGGGGGACTGAAGTACCTGCGCCGGCGCCCGGACATCACGATCGTGCTCGTGGTGCTGTTCATCGTCGCGACCTTCGGATTCAACTTCAACATCTACACAGCGACGATGGCGAAGATCGAATTCGGCAAGGACGCCAGCGGTTTCGGTCTGCTCAACTCCGTCATGGCCATCGGCTCGGTCACTGGGGCGCTCGCCTCGGCGCGGCGGGAGAAGCCCCGACTGCGATTCATCTTCGGCGCCGCCGGCGGTTTCGGTGTGGCTGTCGGAGTGGCCTCACTCATGCCGAACTACTACCTCTTCGCGGCCTCCCTCGTCTTCGTCGGCTTCGCTTCGCTGACGATGATGACCTCGGCGAACGCCTACGTGCAGACAACCACGGCCGCGAACTACCGAGGCCGGGTGATGGCGATCTACGCCGCCGTCGTCATGGGCGGCACCCCGATCGGTGCGCCCTTGGCCGGATGGGTCGCCGACGTATTCGGACCGCGGATGGCTCTGACGGTGGGAGCCGCCTCGGGGATCATCGCCTTCGCCGTGGGCCTGCTGTGGATGATCATGGCCAAGGACCTGCGGGTCCACCGCGACCCGAAGTCGCGGATCCGTCTGCATGTGAGCTACCACGGCCGACCGTGA
- a CDS encoding helicase-associated domain-containing protein — translation MSMTFSQWLSHSADAEFESFVRTRRDLLQPESPTIPALAAAASSRIGVSRAIEALDAESLDVFIALAKAARTTPEIEIAANPHIDPTRTEAALPRLRDLGLAWPAGGNTGGSGSAGGPGSNGGSGTAASGGTADGSGTWKIQSEAITLLPTSAAESARALPWQIDPTTVDASTATIAQPLIHNSEQAAVAEVISSLRGLVDEMSASPISRLTSGGISKRDVSRLARTLDLGLEQTITLLLAAKSLHLIGVLDDALDPQWTAADDADSVLAGDRAELWTALVTAWLRESLDVTQLAAGASENERLTVLATPKKALFKGYPQSVPAMPLLRLTVLDVLHDIGLGTARSAQWIHAEVLRRRPLLQAHEFAMTEAVLHTCVSLGLATTPLQQPDHFGPSRFGLRLAAGLDRALVEHGKQDPSIAPLGVAVEALEVPGDVIAAVTEGLGPEVDTVLIQSDLTAVATGPIEPRVHHILRRYAVVEARGQGTVYRIDAETIEDTMQSGLTPEEALSELAEISAEELPSTLDFLVKNTASKLRRVRVAGARAVLVVDDPVDLDVIVSDQTMLPAGLERLAPTVAISQLGPERTMHLLEAGDHHALLHSAAGPVRKRKVITQSEPEVSVRRRPRVTDGHLGEYIRILRSAPTQGQESVSTDEPLGHMDLLREAAEAKRRVLIRIADSQGKERSIEMRPATVNAGRVRGTVTTTGAEASLSIARIVSVTPSTAT, via the coding sequence ATGTCAATGACCTTCAGCCAGTGGCTGTCCCACAGTGCAGATGCCGAGTTCGAGTCCTTCGTCCGGACCCGACGCGACCTCCTCCAACCCGAGTCACCGACGATCCCCGCCCTGGCCGCGGCCGCATCCTCGCGCATCGGGGTCTCCCGCGCCATCGAAGCCCTCGACGCGGAATCCCTCGACGTCTTCATCGCCTTGGCCAAGGCGGCCCGGACGACGCCGGAGATCGAGATCGCCGCCAATCCCCACATCGACCCCACCCGCACCGAGGCGGCTCTGCCCAGACTCCGCGACCTCGGCTTGGCATGGCCTGCCGGTGGGAACACGGGCGGGTCCGGGTCGGCCGGTGGGCCGGGATCAAACGGTGGGTCGGGGACGGCTGCCAGCGGCGGGACTGCCGATGGATCCGGGACGTGGAAGATCCAGTCCGAGGCGATCACCCTGCTGCCGACATCGGCGGCCGAATCCGCCCGCGCCCTCCCCTGGCAGATCGATCCGACCACGGTCGATGCGAGCACTGCGACGATCGCTCAGCCGCTCATCCACAACAGCGAGCAGGCCGCCGTCGCCGAGGTGATCTCGTCCCTGCGCGGCCTCGTCGACGAAATGTCCGCCTCCCCCATCTCGCGGCTGACCAGCGGCGGCATCTCCAAACGGGATGTGTCCCGGCTGGCCCGCACCCTCGATCTGGGGCTCGAGCAGACGATCACGCTGCTGCTGGCCGCGAAGTCGCTGCACCTCATCGGCGTCCTCGACGATGCGCTCGACCCGCAGTGGACGGCCGCCGATGATGCCGACTCAGTGCTCGCCGGCGATCGGGCCGAACTGTGGACGGCGCTGGTGACCGCGTGGCTGCGCGAGTCCCTCGACGTCACCCAGCTGGCGGCCGGGGCGAGTGAGAACGAACGCCTCACCGTGCTCGCCACCCCGAAGAAGGCCCTGTTCAAGGGGTATCCGCAGTCCGTGCCGGCGATGCCGCTGCTGCGCCTGACCGTCCTCGACGTCCTCCACGACATCGGTCTGGGCACCGCCCGGTCGGCCCAGTGGATCCATGCCGAGGTGCTGCGTCGACGCCCGCTGCTGCAGGCGCACGAGTTCGCCATGACCGAGGCGGTGCTGCACACGTGTGTAAGCCTCGGGCTTGCGACCACTCCCCTGCAGCAGCCGGACCATTTCGGGCCGAGCCGTTTCGGTCTCCGGCTGGCCGCCGGTCTGGATCGGGCACTGGTCGAGCATGGGAAGCAGGATCCTTCGATCGCTCCGCTCGGCGTCGCCGTCGAGGCGCTCGAGGTTCCCGGAGATGTCATCGCCGCGGTCACCGAGGGGCTCGGTCCGGAAGTCGACACTGTGCTCATCCAGTCCGATCTCACGGCGGTGGCGACCGGGCCGATCGAACCGCGGGTCCATCACATCCTGCGCAGGTACGCCGTCGTCGAGGCCCGCGGTCAGGGCACCGTGTACCGCATCGATGCCGAGACCATCGAAGACACCATGCAGTCGGGGCTCACCCCCGAGGAGGCACTGAGCGAGCTCGCCGAGATCAGCGCCGAGGAGCTGCCCTCGACCTTGGACTTCCTCGTGAAGAACACTGCGTCGAAGCTGCGACGGGTCCGGGTGGCCGGGGCACGTGCCGTGCTCGTCGTCGACGACCCGGTCGACCTCGATGTCATCGTCTCCGATCAGACGATGCTGCCGGCAGGTCTCGAACGGCTGGCCCCGACGGTCGCGATCTCCCAGCTCGGACCGGAGCGGACGATGCACCTGCTCGAGGCCGGAGACCATCACGCGCTGCTGCACTCGGCGGCAGGCCCGGTGCGCAAACGGAAGGTGATCACCCAGTCGGAACCCGAGGTCAGCGTCAGGCGACGTCCGCGGGTGACCGACGGCCACCTCGGCGAGTACATTCGGATTCTGCGGTCGGCACCGACGCAGGGGCAGGAGTCGGTGAGCACCGACGAACCGTTGGGGCATATGGATCTGCTGCGGGAGGCCGCGGAGGCGAAGAGGCGGGTGCTCATCCGGATCGCGGATTCGCAGGGAAAAGAGCGCAGCATCGAGATGCGACCGGCCACGGTCAATGCCGGGCGGGTGCGCGGGACGGTCACGACGACCGGCGCCGAGGCGTCTCTGTCGATCGCCCGCATCGTCTCAGTCACCCCCTCAACTGCTACCTGA
- a CDS encoding metal-dependent transcriptional regulator: MNDLIDTTEMYLKSIIELEEQSIVPLRARIAERLDHSGPTVSQTVARMERDGLLHVGTDRHLELTPEGRRIATDVMRKHRLAERLLSDVVGLEWELVHDEACRWEHVMSEQVERKLVKLLPETSSGPYGNPIPGLDVIGGEAAKNTEVIDLATAVGRDGAKKLTIAWLAEPLQVDIHLLQQFQVAGVLPDSEVEISRNGEYITVQVPGAQDVLDLPLETASHVFAYSS; this comes from the coding sequence GTGAACGACCTCATTGATACAACCGAGATGTACCTCAAGTCGATCATCGAGCTTGAGGAACAGTCGATCGTGCCATTGCGCGCTCGGATCGCCGAACGACTGGACCACTCCGGCCCCACCGTGTCGCAGACCGTGGCCCGCATGGAACGTGACGGGCTGCTCCATGTGGGCACAGACCGCCACCTCGAACTCACCCCCGAGGGCCGCCGGATCGCCACCGACGTCATGCGCAAGCACCGTCTGGCCGAGCGACTCCTCTCCGACGTCGTCGGTCTCGAATGGGAACTCGTCCACGACGAGGCCTGCCGCTGGGAGCACGTGATGAGCGAGCAGGTCGAGCGCAAGCTCGTGAAGCTGCTGCCCGAGACCTCCTCCGGCCCGTACGGCAACCCGATCCCCGGACTCGACGTCATCGGCGGCGAAGCTGCGAAGAACACCGAGGTCATCGACCTGGCCACAGCAGTCGGTCGGGATGGTGCGAAGAAGCTGACGATCGCCTGGCTGGCCGAACCGCTGCAGGTCGACATCCACCTGCTCCAGCAGTTCCAGGTCGCAGGCGTCCTTCCGGACAGCGAAGTCGAGATCTCACGCAACGGCGAATACATCACCGTGCAGGTGCCCGGAGCGCAGGACGTGCTCGACCTGCCGCTGGAGACGGCCTCGCACGTCTTCGCCTACAGCAGCTGA
- a CDS encoding aldehyde dehydrogenase family protein, whose protein sequence is MTQATTEPTTQHGPDVVFDNLIGGQRVPSDDRSTNTNPSDPSDIIGRYARADSATVARAIDAARAVAPDWADFGTQQRFAILDKAGSLIAERADELGDLLAREEGKQLAEAKGEVLRASQIFKFFAGETIRNTGETVDSVRPGLIAEMTHEPIGVVGIITPWNFPIAIPAWKIAPALAFGNTVVFKPAELVPASAYALVDILTEAGLPDGVLNLVMGPGSVVGDVLTTSAKVDAVTFTGSVAVGRSVIASAAAHQIRVQCEMGGKNPLVVLGDADLDAAADAAINGAFFSTGQRCTASSRLIVTSDVHDEFVALLKNKMAALTVGDARAEGVAIGPVVSQTQLDQDLAYIDKARAEGGEVTGGELVESDTGGHFLAPALVTGTKPDDTINVDEVFGPVASVIKVADYDEALAVANDTEFGLSAGIFTTSLKYSTHFKRYAEAGMVMVNAPTAGVDYHVSFGGRKGSSYGPREQARAAREFYTVHKTTYTNAG, encoded by the coding sequence ATGACGCAGGCGACCACCGAGCCCACCACCCAGCACGGACCCGATGTCGTGTTCGACAACCTCATCGGCGGGCAGCGGGTGCCCAGCGACGACCGGTCGACGAACACCAATCCCTCTGACCCGTCCGACATCATCGGCCGCTACGCACGCGCCGACTCCGCCACCGTCGCCCGAGCGATCGACGCAGCCCGGGCCGTCGCACCCGACTGGGCGGACTTCGGCACCCAGCAGCGCTTCGCGATCCTCGACAAGGCCGGCAGCCTCATCGCCGAACGTGCCGACGAACTCGGCGACCTCCTCGCCCGCGAAGAGGGCAAGCAGCTCGCCGAAGCCAAGGGCGAAGTGCTCCGGGCATCCCAGATCTTCAAGTTCTTCGCCGGTGAGACCATCCGCAACACCGGTGAGACCGTCGACTCCGTCCGCCCCGGTCTCATCGCCGAAATGACCCATGAGCCCATCGGCGTCGTCGGCATCATCACCCCGTGGAACTTCCCGATCGCGATCCCCGCCTGGAAGATCGCCCCGGCGCTGGCCTTCGGCAACACTGTCGTGTTCAAACCGGCCGAACTCGTCCCCGCCAGCGCCTATGCACTGGTCGACATCCTCACCGAGGCGGGACTGCCCGACGGGGTGCTCAACCTCGTCATGGGGCCGGGGTCCGTGGTCGGGGACGTACTGACCACCTCGGCGAAGGTCGATGCCGTGACCTTCACCGGATCCGTCGCCGTCGGCCGCTCGGTCATCGCCTCCGCCGCAGCCCACCAGATCCGGGTGCAGTGCGAGATGGGCGGGAAGAACCCGCTCGTCGTGCTCGGCGACGCCGACCTCGACGCGGCTGCCGACGCCGCGATCAACGGCGCCTTCTTCTCCACCGGACAGCGGTGCACGGCATCATCACGTCTCATCGTCACCTCCGACGTCCACGACGAATTCGTCGCTCTGCTCAAGAACAAGATGGCAGCGTTGACCGTCGGTGACGCACGGGCTGAGGGAGTGGCCATCGGCCCAGTGGTGTCCCAGACGCAGCTCGACCAGGATCTCGCCTACATCGACAAGGCCCGCGCCGAAGGGGGAGAAGTCACCGGCGGTGAGCTCGTCGAATCGGACACCGGCGGCCACTTCCTCGCCCCTGCGCTGGTCACCGGGACGAAACCCGACGACACGATCAACGTCGATGAGGTATTCGGTCCGGTCGCCTCGGTGATCAAGGTCGCCGACTACGACGAAGCCCTGGCCGTGGCCAACGACACCGAGTTCGGCCTGTCCGCGGGCATCTTCACGACCTCCCTGAAATATTCGACCCACTTCAAGCGTTACGCCGAAGCCGGGATGGTCATGGTCAACGCCCCGACCGCGGGTGTCGACTACCACGTGTCCTTCGGTGGGAGGAAAGGTTCGAGTTACGGACCCCGAGAACAGGCTCGCGCAGCGCGGGAGTTCTACACCGTGCACAAGACGACCTACACGAATGCCGGGTGA
- a CDS encoding cold-shock protein codes for MPTGRVKWFDADKGFGFVIAEDGSQAFLHSSVLPEGLEVTKGTRLEYDVVESRRGAQVLKARPISTPGKVAKARRRPAVDMAVMVEDVIKVLDDLNNGLQHGRYPDPTHGNKVASLLRAIADDLES; via the coding sequence ATGCCTACCGGACGCGTGAAATGGTTCGACGCCGACAAGGGATTCGGCTTCGTCATCGCCGAGGACGGCTCCCAGGCCTTCCTCCACTCCTCCGTGCTTCCCGAGGGACTCGAGGTCACGAAGGGCACCCGACTCGAATACGACGTCGTCGAATCCCGCCGCGGAGCACAGGTGCTCAAGGCCCGCCCGATCAGCACTCCGGGCAAGGTCGCCAAGGCCCGCCGACGTCCCGCCGTGGACATGGCGGTTATGGTTGAAGATGTCATCAAAGTATTGGATGACCTCAACAACGGACTGCAGCACGGCCGCTACCCGGACCCGACGCACGGGAACAAGGTGGCCAGCCTGCTGCGGGCGATTGCCGACGATTTGGAGTCCTGA